Proteins found in one Panicum hallii strain FIL2 chromosome 4, PHallii_v3.1, whole genome shotgun sequence genomic segment:
- the LOC112889068 gene encoding uncharacterized protein LOC112889068 has translation MELSPSPSAGRGDARHGAEGCFPPRLLRPSANVDALPARNATPGPSTSASSGCSERGAPLVALSPAGRRLLNHPPAACGGEREQPATELLVSKRFGTLDHLATTMKPRPLVCVAAGAAGWAWRPRPRARSPGVSPKCSQAAATAAAEGAVHSEHHPRRRGVRGVLFRPVGLPRTEQAWKLEERIEKVIYACRFMTFLGIGGLLAGSIPCFLKGWVYVMDAFVKYYLHGGGTVSVILMLVEAIDMFLIGTVMFVFGTGLYELFISNMDMSYGSNLFGLFSLPERPKWLVIQSVNDLKTKLGHVIVMVLLVGIFEKSMTVTITSCADLLCFAASIFISSGCLYLLSKLNI, from the exons ATGGAATTATCTCCGTCGCCATCCGCCGGCCGTGGGGACGCGCGACACGGCGCGGAGGGGTGCTTCCCCCCTCGCCTCCTCCGGCCCTCTGCCAACGTGGACGCGCTGCCAGCCCGCAACGCGACGCCGGGCCCGTCGACGTCCGCTTCCTCGGGGTGCAGCGAACGTGGCGCCCCACTTGTGGCGCTCTCCCCAGCCGGACGCCGGCTACTTAACCACCCCCCTGCCGCGTGCGGCGGGGAGCGGGAGCAACCGGCGACTGAGTTACTGGTGAGCAAGCGGTTTGGAACTTTGGATCATCTAGCTACGACAATGAAGCCCAGGCCTCTCGTCTGcgtggcggcgggggccgccGGGTGGGCGTGGAGGCCGAGGCCGCGCGCGAGGTCGCCGGGGGTGTCACCCAAGTGTTcccaggcggcggcgacggcggcggcagagggcgCGGTGCACTCGGAGcaccacccccgccgccgcggcgttcGCGGGGTGTTGTTCCGCCCGGTGGGGCTTCCCCGGACGGAGCAGGCCTGGAAGCTGGAGGAACGGATCGAGAAGGTCATCTACGCCTGCCGGTTCATGACCTTCCTCGGCATCGGCGGCTTGCTCGCCGGCTCCATCCCTTGCTTCCTCAAG GGATGGGTTTATGTGATGGATGCCTTCGTCAAGTACTACCTGCACGGCGGTGGAACTGTCAGTGTCATCCTAATGCTGGTTGAAGCCATTG ACATGTTTCTCATTGGAACGGTCATGTTTGTCTTCGGGACGGGCTTGTACGAGCTGTTCATCAGTAACATGGACATGTCATACGGCTCCAACCTCTTTGGCTTGTTCAGTCTTCCG GAACGACCCAAGTGGCTGGTAATCCAGTCGGTGAATGATCTTAAGACAAAGCTGGGTCATGTCATTGTCATGGTTCTACTAGTTGGCATCTTCGAGAAGAGCATGACGGTGACCATCACATCCTGTGCTGACCTCCTTTGCTTCGCTGCATCTATTTTCATCTCCTCAGGTTGCCTCTACCTACTTTCCAAGCTTAATATATAG